The genomic window GCTGATCCCCTTGTGTTTCGGTGCGTCGCGATCGGTCCGCGCCAGACAGATCGCCCAATCGGCCTCACGCGCGAGCGAGGTCCAAATCTTGTGTCCCTGCAGCGTCCACCCGCCGTCGACCTTCGTCGCCACCGTCCGCAGCGACGCCAGATCCGACCCGGCTTCGGGCTCGCTGAAGAGTTGGCACCAGGTGATGTCGCCGCGCAACGTCGGGCCCGCGAAACGTTCGATCTGCTCGTGCGTTCCGTGCTCGAGAATGGTCGGCACCGCCCACCACCCGATCACCAGGTCCGGTGCAGCGAGGCCGGCTCGATGCAGTTCCTCGGCGTAGAGCAATTGCTCGGCGGCACTTGCGTCGCGGCCGTGCGGCCTCGGCCAATGCGGGGCAGCCAGTCCGGACTCGGCCAGCGCCGCCCGAGTGTCGCTGACGGACAACAGCTCGCGAACCTCGTCGCGAGCCCGGTGCCGGAGTTCCTCCGCATCGCCGAGATCCACGGTCAATTGTCTACGAACCCCGGCTCGGGTCAGTTCCGTCACGCGGGCTTGCCACGACGCTGTGCCGCCCAGCAGCTGGCGCAACGACAACGCCCGTCGCAGGTACAGGTGCGCGTCGTGCTCCCAGGTGAACCCGATCCCACCGAGGATCTGAATACAGTCCTTGGCTGTGTCGACGGCGGCATCGAGCGCAATCGCGCCTGCCACCGCCGCGGACAACGGAAATTCCTCGGGCGCCGAATCGGCCGCGACTGCGGCATCCCACGCCGACGCTCGAATCTTCTCGACCCGACACAGCATCTCCGCGGCCAGATGTTTGACCGCTTGGAAACTACCTATCGGCGCACCGAACTGCTCGCGGAACTTGGCGTGTTCGACGGCTGTCGACAAGCACCATCCGGCGATCCCCGCGGCTTCGGCGGCCGCGAGCGTGACGGCAAGGTCGCGGACCCCGGCATCGGACAGCTGCAGAATGTCGCTCGCGTCGACGGTGACAGCATCCAGTGAGACCCGCGCGAGGGGAACACTTCGATCGACACCGACGACCGCCGCGATCTGCACCCCCGACGCGTCCGACGGCACGATGCACCATTCACCTTCCCGCCCTCTATCGAGCGGAAGCAGCAACGAGACTCCGTCCGCGGCTCCCTGCGCGATCTCGACCGTGCCGTCGAGCCGGACCGCATCGCCCTCGGCTCTCGCCGCAACCGGCTCTCCCGACAGAGCGACCGCGCACGGCGACCCGTCCCACGGTATGCCGTTACGCCCGAGGAGGATCGCGGCCAGCGCCGTCGACAGGACAGGCCCACCCACCAGCCCCGCGCCCGTCTCCTCCAGCATCGACGCCAGGTCCGCGACGCTTCCGCCTGCGCCGCCCGCGTCCTCGGCAA from Rhodococcus sp. P1Y includes these protein-coding regions:
- a CDS encoding acyl-CoA dehydrogenase; protein product: MTIATTEDQRDIQRSIRSWVSSAGPIETLRGDECGSWATHWQALIDIGLFSVAVAEDAGGAGGSVADLASMLEETGAGLVGGPVLSTALAAILLGRNGIPWDGSPCAVALSGEPVAARAEGDAVRLDGTVEIAQGAADGVSLLLPLDRGREGEWCIVPSDASGVQIAAVVGVDRSVPLARVSLDAVTVDASDILQLSDAGVRDLAVTLAAAEAAGIAGWCLSTAVEHAKFREQFGAPIGSFQAVKHLAAEMLCRVEKIRASAWDAAVAADSAPEEFPLSAAVAGAIALDAAVDTAKDCIQILGGIGFTWEHDAHLYLRRALSLRQLLGGTASWQARVTELTRAGVRRQLTVDLGDAEELRHRARDEVRELLSVSDTRAALAESGLAAPHWPRPHGRDASAAEQLLYAEELHRAGLAAPDLVIGWWAVPTILEHGTHEQIERFAGPTLRGDITWCQLFSEPEAGSDLASLRTVATKVDGGWTLQGHKIWTSLAREADWAICLARTDRDAPKHKGISYFLVDMRSPGIRVEPLREITGDAVFNEVFLDAVFVPEDGLVGIENDGWKLARTTLANERVAMSNGSTLGSALEDVVEETREIGGIEARLGSLVADALVGSLLEFRSTLRRLGGQDPGAESSVRKLVGVRHRQDLAEFALEVSGPAGAVDGPLAKEMLLTRCLSIAGGTSQILLTVAAERILGLPRR